The window CTCGACTTGCCGAAAACGCCCTGCATCGTCTCGAGATAGAGCCGCTTGCGGGTGACGTCCGGCGCCTTGGAATACTCGTCGTGAACGGAGATGAAGCGCTGCGCCTCACCCTCCGCCTCCTTGACGATGCGGTCCTTGTAGGCCGCCGCCTCTTCGCGGATCTGCGCCCCCTGGCCACGCGCGCGACCGAGCACCTGGTTGGCGTACTGGTTGGCTTCCTCGACGAAGCGGTCCTCGTCCTGTTCGGCGCGCTGTACCTCGTCAAAGGCATCAGCGACCTCGCGCGGCGGTGCTGCGTCCTCGATTGCGACCGTGTTCACGGAGATGCCGGCGCCGTAGCTGTCCAGAGTCGCCTGGATCGTGTTGCGGACATCCGTTGCGATCGCCTGACGGTTATCGCGGAAGATGTCCTGCGCCGGGCGCCTGCCGACGACTTCGCGCATGGCGCTTTCTCCCACCTGCTGCAGCGTGTCGACGGGGTTTTCCACGTTGAAGAGAAAGGCCTTCGGATCGGTAACCGCGAAGAGCACTGCGAATTGGACATTGACGATGTTCTGGTCGCTGCTCAACATCAGCCCCGAGCTCGACTGACTGCCTCCACGGCTGCCGATGTTCAATTGCTGTTCCGTCACCTTGGCATATTCGACGGTCTCGAACGGCCAGAAGTGATAATGCAGGCCGGGCATCGAGATCTCGTCCTTAGGCTTACCGAAGCGCATTTCGACGCCGCGTTCGTCCGGCTGAACGGTGTAGATGGAATTGAGCAAGACAAATCCGGCGATCAACAGGCCGGCTATGACGAAGATGCCGCCGTTGAAGCCGCCGGGGACGACACTCTTCAACTGATCCTGGCCGCGCCGGATGATCTCCTCGAGATCCGGCGGCCCGCCTTTTCCGCCCCGCGGCCTGTTCCCCTGGCCCCACGGTCCTTGATTGCCGCCGCCGCCCCAAGGGCCGCCGCCGCCATTCTGATTGCTCCAGGGCATCAAAACCTCTCTTGAAATAAGACTCCCAGATTGACCTCGCCTCATGCGGCCGGTCAAAGATGTGACCCCGTTATAGGTACCAACTGCATTGCTTTCAACGCGATACGGCCGAGTTCACGGTAAATGACTTAAATTTAATGACGCACCTGCATGGGAAGAGGGAAACCAGAGCCGGCTCAGGGGCCCGCACCGTTCATGCTGGCGTCGCCAGCCGCCCTCTCGCGCCGCCGCCAAGTGACGAAATGCATCGCATGGCTGTCCTTCTCGCTGCGCGGCAGGTCTTCCTCGAACACTTTTTCGAATATGGTGGAGTCGATCGCCGGAAAGGCCGTGTCACCCTCCACCTCCGCCTGCACCTCGGTCACATGCAGCACATCGGCAATGCCGATCGACTGACGGTAGATCTCGCCACCGCCGATGACACAGATCTCGTCGACGCCTTGGGCCGCCGCATGGTGCCGCGCTCTATCGAGCGCCGCCTCCAGCGAGGACGCGAGCTCCGCCCCTTGCGCCGCAAAGACGGGATCGCGGCTGATGACGATGTTCGGGCGGCCGGGCAAGGGGCGCCCGAGCGAAGCCCAGGTCTTGCGGCCCATCACCACGGGCTTGCCCATGGTCAGCGCCTTGAAACGTTTGAGATCGGTCGAAAGCCGCCATGGCAGCTCCCCTTCCCGGCCGATGACCCCGTTCGCCGCGATCGCAACGACGATGACGATTTTCGGATCGCTCTTCACTTCAGTCATGAAAACCACTCGGTCTGCTGTCGATTTCGCGGGCCCGCAGAAGCGCGGGACGATCGGTCACCACGCGCACATAGCGGTCGATGACCTCGCTGTCCGGCAGGATCCCGCGCATCCACTGTAATGCGCTCGCGAGCAGGAGGTCGGCAGCGCTCATCCTCTCACCAATGAGATAGGGCTGGCGTGTGAGCACGTCGATCACATGCGCGCACATTTCCGTATGGAGCCTCGCCAAAACCGGATTATTAGCCGTCACGCCAGCGACATGGGCGCTGGCCGCCGGCTCGATCACGCCGGCATAATAGGCAAGCCAGGACAGGTAGGCGCCGCGCTCGGGATGGCCCGGCGGCCGGCCAAGGCCGGAATCGGGGTAGAGGTCGGTCAGATATTGCACGACGGCGACCGACTCCCAGATCAGCGCTCCATTGTGCAGCAGGGCCGGCACCTGTTTGTGGGGATGAGGATTGTTTTCGTCCGGCCCGCCCGAACCGTCCCACCGCCGGATGTCGACGTAGCGGATTTCAAATTCGGCGCCGATTTCCTCCAGCAGCCAAATGATCCGCGAGGAACGTGACAAGGGCGCGTGAATCAGCGTCAGCATCGTAACCTCCCATCTCTGCCGGAACGGCCGCCCTTGTGAAACAGCCGACTCCGCGGCGACCTACCGACAGCGATCCGCAACCTCGGTCAGACCGCGACCGGCGCCTTGATATGTGAATCGGCCTCGTAGCCGACCAGCGTTAAGTCCTCGGCCTTAAAGGAAAACAGGTCATTGACCGCTGGGTTGATTTCCATCTTCGGCAGCGGCTTCGGCGTGCGCGCCAGTTGCAGCCGCGCCTGGTCGAAATGGTTGTGGTAGATATGCGCGTCGCCGAGCGTGTGCACGAAATCGCCGGGCTTGAGCCCCGTCACCTGCGCCACCATCATCGTCAGCAGGGCATAGGAGGCGATGTTGAACGGCACACCCAGGAAAATGTCGCCGGAGCGCTGGTAGAGCTGGCAGGAGAGCTTGCCGTCCGACACATAGAACTGGAACAGGCAATGACAGGGCGGCAGCGCCATCTCGTCGACAAGCGCCGGGTTCCAGGCCGAAACGATGTGGCGACGGGAATTCGGATTGGTCTTCAGCCCTTCGATCAGCCGGGCGATCTGGTCGATATGGCCGCCGTCGGGCGTCGGCCACGAGCGCCATTGATAACCATAGACCGGCCCCAGCTCGCCATTCTCGTCCGCCCATTCGTCCCAGATGCTGACGCCGTTTTCCTTGAGATAGGCGATGTTGGTGTCGCCTTTCAGAAACCAGAGAAGCTCATGGATGATCGAGCGCAGATGCAGCTTCTTCGTCGTCAGCACCGGAAAGCCTTCGGAGAGATCGAAGCGCATCTGGTAGCCGAAGACGGAACGCGTGCCGGTACCGGTCCGGTCGCCGCGATCGCTGCCGTTGCTCATCACATGATCGAGAAGCTCAAGATATTGCCGCATTAGTTGCTCGCCGCCGATTCGTTCCTCTTCAAAATAGGGCGAACTCCGCCAGGAACCAACGGGGCAATGGGTTTTACACCACCGCCGCCTGCGCCGCCGGAACATCGCCGCCTTCCGGCGATTGGAGGGAGAGATCCTGGAGATGACAATGACGAGCAAGCCTAGCACCCGATTCTTTCCCAACCGGCGCACCGTCTGGGCACACCAGGAGGAGGGGTCGTTTGAAAACCTGAAGGAAGCTGCGCTGGCGGCCGCGGCGAGCGGCACGGTTGCAAGCCTGGTGACGACGGCCGCGCTGGCGCTGCTCGCGACATCGGAGGGAAAAAGCGTATTCCAGCCGACCAACGCCACCAGCCATTGGCTCTACGGTGAGCAGGCCGGCCGCGTCAGAAAGCTGGACGCGCGCCATACGCTGCTTGGCTATGGCACGCATCATCTGTCTTCGATCTTCTGGGCCCTGCCCTTTGAAGTGTGGCTGGCCTCCGGACGCTCCAAGTCCCCCGCGACGGTGCTCAGGAAAGCCGCGCTGACTGCGACGCTGGCGGCGCTCGTCGACTATGGCTTTATGCCGAAGCGGCTGACGCCCGGCTGGGAAACGGTTTTGTCCAGGCGATCGGTCGGCGTGACCTTTGCGGCAATGGCGATCGGCCTTGCGGCGGGCGGCCTGATTTCGCGGAGGCGGCAGCCTTAGGCCGGAGATGATTTCCTCTCACTGCACCGAGCAGCCCTTCGCAGGGCCCGCGGAAAAAGCAAGCACCGCCGTCGCTTGCGGCGGTGCTTGCCCCATCATTTCTCGGGCCGCCGGTTGGCGGCGTGGTCCTGATACTGCCCGGTCTTCACGGCGTTGCCGTCGAGGCCCCGCGCGTCCGAGTGCTGCTTTTTGTCGCGGTTCGAAAGAACGTCGTTTTCACCGAGCATTTCCTGCTGCACCTCGGTCTGCGCCCCGCTTCCCGAGCCCTTGCCCTTGTCGGGCTTGCCGATATTCTTCTTGCTGGCGTGAGCCATGGCGATCTCCTTTATCCTGACATCCGGATGCGGCCGCTCAGCTTCCGGAATCCTTGTGGTGCCTGCTCTCCTGATTTTCACCTCTCAGAATGCTGCGGTCATCCTCCTCACGGGCATCGGCATGTTCGGTATCGAGGCTTCGCCCCTTGCGTTGCGCCCTGCGTAGGGCGTCGGAGCGTTTCAGCTCCGCCTCCGCGTCGAAGTCCTTGCCCGCATTGGATGTGTCCTCGCGGCCCTGAATAATGCGCTGCTGCTGTTCATGCGTCTTCCTGCCGACCATGGTTGTCGCTCCTATTTGTTGGTTCGCCCGCGCTGGGCAGGATTTGCGCCACCCTGGGCCGTGGCGTCGTTCGCCACATCACCTTCCACGGTACTGTCGCGCTTCAGGCGCTCGTAGTCGGAGGGGCTTTTGATGCCCTTTGACTGGCCGATGCCGGGGTCCTGTTTCAGGTCCTTGTCGCTCGGGCGCCGCGTCTTCGGGTGTTTGGATGTGATCATGAGACTGCCTCTCTCGCTGTCGGATCTGCCGTCTTGGAGCTTAACCGGGGCCGGCGCCTAAAGTTCCCCGAATGTCCGGGCCGGCAAGGACCCAGCCGGCCGGCGCCTTCATGCGGTCGAGGCTCTTTCCAGAGGAAACAATCTCAAGCAATCGCAGTTAGGTCCTAGACATCCATGAATGAGACAGCCGGACAGTTGAAAGGAGGTCAGCCATGAGCGCGACAGGTCTCGACGTGTTCGACAAGACCCTGCAAACCACCAATATTTGGCTCTCCGAAATCATGGAGGACCACGGACCCGACCGGAGGGTGGCATGGCACATTCTGAACGTGGTGCTGCGCGCCCTGCGTGACCGCCTGCCCCTGGAAGTGTCCGCCCATCTCGGCGCAGAGCTTCCGCTGCTCGTGCGAGGGGCGTTTTATGACCAATTCCGCCCCTCGCTCCAGCCGGACAAGACAACCCGATCGCTCGACGACTTCCTCGCGATCATCGCCGAGGGGATGAAGGACAGCAGGCCCGTCAATCCAGCGGAAGCGGCGAAATCGGTGTTTAAGGTCCTGACGCGGCATATCGACCTTGGCCAGTCGGCAAAGGTTCGCAATGCCCTGCCGAAGGAGATCCGAGCATTGTGGCCGATAGCGTCGGCGCCGCGGAATAACGGCAGCGAAGGTCTGCTGCGGCCTCTGCGCGTCTCGAAAGTCGCGCAGGGGCGGTCGGTGCCTGTCATATTCCCGTCAGCCCCCCTTTTCTTGGGGCCCGGAAAGACCTATATGACGGGTGCCGTCTTCGGCGGCTATGGCAATAAACGGGCGATGCAATAAACCCATTGGACCCGGGGGCGGTACCCGGCGCCTCCACCAAAAACCGGTCGTCTCAAGCGCTCGACCGGCTTTTGATGGGGGCGAAATAGGATCGACAAGGGCGTAAAGATCGACTTTTTGCTCGGCATTGTACCACCGTTATCGGGCTAAACTTATAGTTGCAAACGACAACTATGCTGAAGCACGTCTCGCTGCCTAACGGCGGTGCGACACTTCAAATCAAGTCCTTCCGGGTAGCACCGTAAGGCGGGGTCCGAAGGCACCTGGCAACAGAAGCCTTCACCTTCTCCCCCGCGATGAAATGGTCTATAGATGCTCGAGAATGACTCGCCATAAACGGGCGGGGCAATGGAGCACAGAAAGGCTTCCACGCATCGAACCGATGCCGAAGCCGTCTTGAATGGCTGCATGATTCGAGAGTACGACGATCGAGCCATGCCGCACGAAGAGATTGAAGAAAGACGGGGACCACATGGGCCAGGACCACATCCGCTACGATATTCTGGCGCAGGACGCGCTTCGCGGCGTCATTCGTAAGGTTTTGGCCGAAGTCGCCGCAACGGGTCACCTGCCCGGCGACCATCACTTCTTCATCACCTTCCTGACCGGCGCTCCCGGCGTTCGCATCTCGCAGCATCTCAAGGCGAAATATCCCGAGCAGATGACCATCGTGGTCCAGCACCAGTTCTGGGAGCTCAAGGTTTCGGAGACTGGCTTCGAAATCGGTCTTTCCTTCTCCGACACGCCAGAGAAGCTGGTGATCCCTTTCAACGCCATCCGCGGCTTCTATGACCCGTCGGTGAATTTCGAGCTGGAGTTCGACGTGGCCGCCGGCGAAGAGGACGAGTCGGAATCGGCGGAGATCACCGCCTATCCGGTGAGCGAAACCGACGATGCCCCTGAGGCAAACGTCGACAAGCCCGGCGACGGCCAAAAGGGCGGCGGCGCCTCTGTTGTCTCGCTCGATTCCTTCCGCAAGAAGAATTGAAATCAGGAACGAGGGAAATGGCTGGCGACGTCGTCAATCTGCGTCAGTTTCGCAAGCGCCAGGCCCGCGCCGCGAGCGAGAAGCAGGCTGAACAGAACCGGATCTCCTTTGGCCGTACCAAGGCGGAGAAATCCCTGACGAAAGCCTTGAACGAGAAGGCGACGAAGTCGCTCGATCAAGGTAGGCTGGAGACCGCTCCGTCGAGGACGCCCGGGAAAGATGAGTCCGACGGAAAAGAGCGGCCCTGATGCAGGCCGCCCCAAGAGTGCGCGGCGGTTTTGCAACCACGACATGCATTACCTTTGAATGGCTTTAGGCGCGACGCGCTTATAAGCCGTGCGTCCTTACGGACGCACAAAGGACGCTGTAGGCCTTTGAATCTACGCATCGTGCTTTCCGAAAATCGGGTTCGATTTTCGGGCCGATGCGCCAAGCCGCCCGTCCCGAAATGCGATTCTGCAGCAAGGACTTGGCTCCGCTTCCGGAATCGGGTTGCGAAGAACTTGAATCAACCTGTGAGGCAAGGAATGATCGCCAAGCATTCGGCGACGCTGCACGGACACCGCACCAGCTTCACCCTTGAAGACCCCTTTTGGCAGGAGTTGAAATCGATCGCGAAGAGCCGCGGTATTCCCTTGGCACGGCTGATTGCCGAGATTGACGACAACCGCGACCCGGAGGGCAACCTCTCCTCCGCGCTTCGGCTCTATGTTCTTGCCTGGGTCAAGAGGCGCGCAGACGCAGCGGGCCCGTCGTAAGCCTGCCGGCGGGCATTTACAGCGCCGTGCGTCCATTTAGGACGCTGCAATTCTTTGAAACTACGCATCGTGCTTTCCGAAAATCGGATACGATTTTCGGGCCGATGCGCTAGATCACGATGATTTTAAGGTCGGATCGACCTAAAATCATAAACGTGATCGATTCTAGGAAGTTAGCGCGGGCTGCGGGCGGAAAACCGCGCACAATTTTCCTCATCCCGCGCTTGCTTTATTGAACCGTGATGTCGGGCAACATCTCGAAATTGAGCCCTTGGCCGGCCGGCGGCCCCGCATTCTCCCCAGCGCCCGGCGGCGACAGGACGTCTCCTCGCTGCACGTCCTCGATCGGCGCCGCCCGTGGCTGAGATGGCGGCAGCTGCCGCATGCGCAGGCGCTCTTCCTCCGCAGCACGCCGTTCTTCAGCCGCCCGCGCTTCCGCCATGGCCTTCATCCGCGCCGCCTCTGCCGCAGCAGCCTCGCGCCGGCGCTCCTCGGCAATGGCCCGCCGCCGCTCGATCTCTCGCTTCTCCGCCTGCGCCTTGTAAAGCTGGACCTCCCGGCGCAGGCGCTGCTTTTCGAGCACGTTCGCCTGCAGCCTCTCCACGCGCCGCCGCTCCTGTTCGTAAGCCCGAAGCGACAGGAAATTCGCCAGATCGGTGACATCTAAGGAGACGCCGGGCGATTTCAGCAGGCCGGCATAGTTGATGCGCACCCGCGGTTCGGCACCGGCAAGCGCTTCGTCGCCTGGGCCAAAGGCGAGTTCGATCGCACCATTCATGCGCCCGGCCGGAAGGTCGATTGACGCCTCGCCGGTAAGCTTCGCCTTGCCGTCGGCGGCGGTGACGTTCTGCATCCGGACCGTACCGCCGGCTATGCTGAACGGCACCTTGACGCTTTCGACTACCGACTGCCCGCTGAATATCTCGTTCTCGGCGACCTTGCGGATGTTATCGGCCGAGATCTGCGTCTTCGTCGCATCGGCCACCGCCATCAGTTTCGGCAACGCCGCCGTATTGATCCCCTTGAGCGTCACGCCGCTGAAGACTGCCGTTCCCGAGCCGCTTGCCGATTGCGCCATTGCCTGCGGCGTGCCACCCGAGGCTTCCATGGCCACGGCGAGATCGAAGCGACCGGTTGCCACCGGCCCGTCCTGCCGCGTCCATCCCGCCGCAGCCAAATCGCCGCCCTTGAGGTCGAAACGCGAGCGCAGGAAGCCCGAGCCGTTGGCATTGCCAAGTTGCAGCCGTCCCGTGAGCTTGCCTCCCAGCCAGTCGCCGGTTGCCTCGCTGAGCGCCACCTCCTCGCCCTTCCATTCGAGCTTTCCACTGAAGTCGGTCACGGCGTCGTAGACGCCCGGCCAGAAACGCCTCGCCTTGACGTTGACGTTGACGTCGAGGTTCGTCCAGGCCGGCTGCGGAACCGGCGCCGTCGACAATTCGCCGGTGGAGGCATCCTGCACCTGACCGAGAATTGCCTCGCCGATCCAGCCGAAATCGAGCGCATCAAGTGCGAGTTCGCCCTGAGCCTTGCCCGGCACCCTGCGGTCGATAGACAGGGCTCCGGCAAAGCCGTTGCGGTCGGCCTTGCCTTCAACATTCAAAAGCGTGACGCGCTCCGGGTCGGACGTTATTTCCGCCGCCAGCGTCATGGGAAGGCCGCTTCCCATCTGCGGCAGGGCGATTCCCTTAAGCAGGAGATAAGGTTCAAGATCCTGGGTCTGAAGCGTCAGCTTCCCCTGCCCTTCGAAGAAATGATCGCGGGCGAGATCGACGGTGCCCTTGGCGGCAAGCGACGTCCTTTCCGTGGTGAAGGTCAGCGTGCCGTTGGCCTTGGTATCGTCCCCGCCCTGCAGCTTCACCGCGAGGATCCCGTTGGCATCCGCGTCGAACGGCAGCGGGTCGAGACCGGCTTGGCCGAGAAGAACCGGCGTCCTCGGATTCTCCAGCGTCGCCTCCAGCAGCATGTTCCTGCCGGCGAGCGCCTGGGCGACGTCCGGCGCCTGATAGCTCGCGGCGATCTTGCTGCCGTTGGCCGTGCCGATCACACCGAAGGTAACCGGCGCATCGCCTTCCTTGCTGCCGGCGGTGAGCGTCACGTCGAGAGCTGCGTCGGCGAAATACGGGCCGGCCTCCATCAGCCGGCGTAGTGCCGGATGGTCGGCCATATGCCGCCCGATCATTTGCAGGAAAGGCGTCATTTCCTCGGCTGCGAGCTTCATCTTTGCCGAAATCACCGGCTTTTCGAGACCGCCGCTCATCCGCCCGGAAAAGGCGAGCTTGGCACCGGAAAGCGCTCCGACCGCCACCCGCTCCGCCTGTAGCTGGCCATTCTTCAGCGTCAGCACCGCCTGAACATCCTCCGCCTCCTCACCGAAGGCGGAAAATCTATCGGCGGAGAGCTCGGCGGCGATCGCATGCTTGAGCAGCGTTCCCGTCGACGCATCGCCGGCAACGAGCCCGGCTAGCGCCTGTAGTGCCTCCAGGTCGATATGGTTGCCCTTGAGCTGCAGCGACAGCGACGGCTGCTGCTCCGGGAAGGACAGACGCTCTATCCTGCCCTTCAACGTCGCGGGACCCGCTGCCACCTCAAGGTTCTCGAACTGTTGGAGCGTATCCGTCAGGTTCACGGTGGCCGCGAAGCCTGCCGATTTCAGCCGGCGTATGGCCGGATCCACCGATCCTGCCAGCCAGTTGGCGAGCCCCGATGGTTGGTTCGAGGCCATGACGATGTCGCCGCGGAAAGCGCGGTCGTCGCGGAGGTTCAAGCGCCCTTTCGCCTCCAGTTGAGTGCGGCCGGGCAAGAGCGCCACGGCATCGTCGATGATCCATCCCGCACCATCCGGCCTGACGTCGAGACGCACGTCGCGAACGGTGGTGTCGCCGATGACGATCGCCGGGAGCCTGAGGCTGGCGCGGCCGGGCACCTGCGGGATCGGGATATCGGCGGCGAACGCCATCATGGTTTCCAGCCGCTGGCGGAGCGATGTCGCCGGATCACGATCGGTTTTGCCATTGCGCCCGGAACTGCCGATCCGGCTGACATCGATCTGCTGCCCGTCGGCGATCAGGAGGAATTTCTGCTCCTTGCCGGTATCGAGCGTCGCCTCGCCGGTGACGATATAGGGATCGTCCGGCGGGCCGATCTCGGAGCGGTATTCCGGCACACGAATGCTTTCATTGGTCAGCTGAAAATCGCCATTGATGCGCAGCGCTCCGCTTGCCTTGACCTCGTCGGCAGGACGGTTTTCCGTCAGCGTGAAGCGGCCGGCATAGACCGGCTTGAGATCGACGATCTTGAGCTCGCCGTCGAGCTCGACGCCGAAGGGCCGTTCGTCGGGCGTCAACTTTGCCCGGAGGCTCAGCACCCCCCTCTCGTCCACTTCATTGGTTGAAAAGGAAAAGCTGCCCGCCTCGCCGTCGAGCACCGCTCCACCTTCTATCTTCCAGGGGCCGGCGAGCGTGCGCGCCGAAACGTCGGCGGAAAGATCGGTCACCCGGCGCGTACGGCCGGTCTGCTCGTCGACGAACTCGATCTCGCCATCGACGATCTCGATCTTCTCCAGTGTCACGGTTCTGGCCGGGATCTCCGCTCGCGGGCCACGCGCCCAATCGAGCGTGCCGTCGGGCTGCAGGCGGATGCGTGCCTTGGGCCGGTCGAGCCGCATGTCGTAAATCAGGGCCTCGCCGCTCAGGAAAGGCGCAAGCTCGGCACTCATTGCGAAATGCTCGACCCGGATCAGCGGCTCGCCTCCGTCTGTCGACCCGACACGCACATCGTTGAGCGTCACCGTCGGGAAGGGAATAAGACGCGCGTCGACGCTGCCATGCACCACCACGGGCTTGCCCATGATCCGGCTTGCCTCACGCTCGAAATCGGCGCGGAAATTGGTCCAATCGATGAACAGAGGTGCGATCAGCGCCGCAAACAGCGCGACAACCAACAGGCCGCCAATGATTACGAAGATACGCGCCAGCACCGTGTCACATTCCCATCTGCTCAGGGCCCTATGCGAGCCTCTGCCTCAGGCAAAAATCTTGCCCGGATTGAAGATATCGTCGGGATCGAGCGAATGCTTGATCTGCCGCATCAGATCCACCGCCTCGCCGAGTTCGGCCGCGAGGAACGGCATCTTGCCCTGGCCGATCCCGTGTTCCCCCGTACAAGTACCATCCATTGCCAATGCGCGGCTATTCAGCCGTTCGATGAACGCCTCGACCCGCTCCACATCGGCGGCATCCTTGTCGTCGAAAACCACGCCGACGTGGAAATTGCCGTCGCCGACATGGCCGACGATCGGTGCGATCAAACCGTTCGCGGCAATATCCTCTTGCGTCGCCGCAACGCAATCGGCAAGACGCGAGATCGGCACGCAGACATCGGTCGCCAGGATGGCGGCGCCGGGCTTCAGGCTCTTCTGCGCCCAATAGGCGTTGTGCCGCGCTTTCCAGAGCCGCGCCCGCTCCTCCGGATTTGTCGTCCAGACGAAGCCTTTAGAACCGAATTCCGACGCTATTTCGGCGAAGTGGCGCGATTGCAGCTCGACGCCGTCGGCGCTGCCGTGAAACTCGACGAAAAGCGTTGGCGTCTCCGCGTAGCCCAGGCCGGAATAGGCATTGCAGGCCTTCATCTGCAGCGCGTCGAGCAACTCGATGCGCGCCACGGGAATGCCGGACTGGATCGTCAGGATCACGGCGTTGCAAGCATCCGCGATGGTCGGGAACGGGCAGACACCGCCGGAAATCACCTCCGGAATACCCTGCAGGCGCAGCGTGACCGAAGTGATGATGCCGAGCGTGCCCTCGGCCCCGACGAAGAGCCGCGTCAGATCG is drawn from Sinorhizobium sojae CCBAU 05684 and contains these coding sequences:
- the hflK gene encoding FtsH protease activity modulator HflK gives rise to the protein MPWSNQNGGGGPWGGGGNQGPWGQGNRPRGGKGGPPDLEEIIRRGQDQLKSVVPGGFNGGIFVIAGLLIAGFVLLNSIYTVQPDERGVEMRFGKPKDEISMPGLHYHFWPFETVEYAKVTEQQLNIGSRGGSQSSSGLMLSSDQNIVNVQFAVLFAVTDPKAFLFNVENPVDTLQQVGESAMREVVGRRPAQDIFRDNRQAIATDVRNTIQATLDSYGAGISVNTVAIEDAAPPREVADAFDEVQRAEQDEDRFVEEANQYANQVLGRARGQGAQIREEAAAYKDRIVKEAEGEAQRFISVHDEYSKAPDVTRKRLYLETMQGVFGKSRKIILGETNSQGVLPYLPLNEIGRPAQSGGTQ
- a CDS encoding dihydrofolate reductase, encoding MTEVKSDPKIVIVVAIAANGVIGREGELPWRLSTDLKRFKALTMGKPVVMGRKTWASLGRPLPGRPNIVISRDPVFAAQGAELASSLEAALDRARHHAAAQGVDEICVIGGGEIYRQSIGIADVLHVTEVQAEVEGDTAFPAIDSTIFEKVFEEDLPRSEKDSHAMHFVTWRRRERAAGDASMNGAGP
- a CDS encoding glutathione S-transferase family protein is translated as MLTLIHAPLSRSSRIIWLLEEIGAEFEIRYVDIRRWDGSGGPDENNPHPHKQVPALLHNGALIWESVAVVQYLTDLYPDSGLGRPPGHPERGAYLSWLAYYAGVIEPAASAHVAGVTANNPVLARLHTEMCAHVIDVLTRQPYLIGERMSAADLLLASALQWMRGILPDSEVIDRYVRVVTDRPALLRAREIDSRPSGFHD
- a CDS encoding thymidylate synthase translates to MRQYLELLDHVMSNGSDRGDRTGTGTRSVFGYQMRFDLSEGFPVLTTKKLHLRSIIHELLWFLKGDTNIAYLKENGVSIWDEWADENGELGPVYGYQWRSWPTPDGGHIDQIARLIEGLKTNPNSRRHIVSAWNPALVDEMALPPCHCLFQFYVSDGKLSCQLYQRSGDIFLGVPFNIASYALLTMMVAQVTGLKPGDFVHTLGDAHIYHNHFDQARLQLARTPKPLPKMEINPAVNDLFSFKAEDLTLVGYEADSHIKAPVAV
- a CDS encoding SspB family protein; its protein translation is MGQDHIRYDILAQDALRGVIRKVLAEVAATGHLPGDHHFFITFLTGAPGVRISQHLKAKYPEQMTIVVQHQFWELKVSETGFEIGLSFSDTPEKLVIPFNAIRGFYDPSVNFELEFDVAAGEEDESESAEITAYPVSETDDAPEANVDKPGDGQKGGGASVVSLDSFRKKN
- a CDS encoding DUF4169 family protein, encoding MAGDVVNLRQFRKRQARAASEKQAEQNRISFGRTKAEKSLTKALNEKATKSLDQGRLETAPSRTPGKDESDGKERP
- a CDS encoding ribbon-helix-helix domain-containing protein, which gives rise to MIAKHSATLHGHRTSFTLEDPFWQELKSIAKSRGIPLARLIAEIDDNRDPEGNLSSALRLYVLAWVKRRADAAGPS
- a CDS encoding AsmA family protein, which encodes MLARIFVIIGGLLVVALFAALIAPLFIDWTNFRADFEREASRIMGKPVVVHGSVDARLIPFPTVTLNDVRVGSTDGGEPLIRVEHFAMSAELAPFLSGEALIYDMRLDRPKARIRLQPDGTLDWARGPRAEIPARTVTLEKIEIVDGEIEFVDEQTGRTRRVTDLSADVSARTLAGPWKIEGGAVLDGEAGSFSFSTNEVDERGVLSLRAKLTPDERPFGVELDGELKIVDLKPVYAGRFTLTENRPADEVKASGALRINGDFQLTNESIRVPEYRSEIGPPDDPYIVTGEATLDTGKEQKFLLIADGQQIDVSRIGSSGRNGKTDRDPATSLRQRLETMMAFAADIPIPQVPGRASLRLPAIVIGDTTVRDVRLDVRPDGAGWIIDDAVALLPGRTQLEAKGRLNLRDDRAFRGDIVMASNQPSGLANWLAGSVDPAIRRLKSAGFAATVNLTDTLQQFENLEVAAGPATLKGRIERLSFPEQQPSLSLQLKGNHIDLEALQALAGLVAGDASTGTLLKHAIAAELSADRFSAFGEEAEDVQAVLTLKNGQLQAERVAVGALSGAKLAFSGRMSGGLEKPVISAKMKLAAEEMTPFLQMIGRHMADHPALRRLMEAGPYFADAALDVTLTAGSKEGDAPVTFGVIGTANGSKIAASYQAPDVAQALAGRNMLLEATLENPRTPVLLGQAGLDPLPFDADANGILAVKLQGGDDTKANGTLTFTTERTSLAAKGTVDLARDHFFEGQGKLTLQTQDLEPYLLLKGIALPQMGSGLPMTLAAEITSDPERVTLLNVEGKADRNGFAGALSIDRRVPGKAQGELALDALDFGWIGEAILGQVQDASTGELSTAPVPQPAWTNLDVNVNVKARRFWPGVYDAVTDFSGKLEWKGEEVALSEATGDWLGGKLTGRLQLGNANGSGFLRSRFDLKGGDLAAAGWTRQDGPVATGRFDLAVAMEASGGTPQAMAQSASGSGTAVFSGVTLKGINTAALPKLMAVADATKTQISADNIRKVAENEIFSGQSVVESVKVPFSIAGGTVRMQNVTAADGKAKLTGEASIDLPAGRMNGAIELAFGPGDEALAGAEPRVRINYAGLLKSPGVSLDVTDLANFLSLRAYEQERRRVERLQANVLEKQRLRREVQLYKAQAEKREIERRRAIAEERRREAAAAEAARMKAMAEARAAEERRAAEEERLRMRQLPPSQPRAAPIEDVQRGDVLSPPGAGENAGPPAGQGLNFEMLPDITVQ
- a CDS encoding FAD-binding oxidoreductase, whose product is MALKAIKQGARNDSGIAAAKALLGARFGDRFQTGEAIRAQHAHTTTYIPAQLPDGVVFPEDAVEVREIVEIASAHRVPLIAFGTGSSLEGHINAPHGGISVDMSRMNRVVEVNPEDLDCTVEPGVTREELNTYLRDTGLFFPIDPGANASIGGMASTRASGTNAVRYGTMRENVLAVTAVVAGGREIRTGHRARKSSAGYDLTRLFVGAEGTLGIITSVTLRLQGIPEVISGGVCPFPTIADACNAVILTIQSGIPVARIELLDALQMKACNAYSGLGYAETPTLFVEFHGSADGVELQSRHFAEIASEFGSKGFVWTTNPEERARLWKARHNAYWAQKSLKPGAAILATDVCVPISRLADCVAATQEDIAANGLIAPIVGHVGDGNFHVGVVFDDKDAADVERVEAFIERLNSRALAMDGTCTGEHGIGQGKMPFLAAELGEAVDLMRQIKHSLDPDDIFNPGKIFA